One segment of Vibrio gazogenes DNA contains the following:
- a CDS encoding glucose PTS transporter subunit IIA, with protein sequence MNHYQALASQILIFVGGANNIKSVTHCTTRLRFVLKNEAKVADERLLELPDIVAVMKCLGQYHIVVGGYVVQIYDELQVLLGEHVEDPPVHGFLNQFIDIITSIFTPLLGLLAGAGILTGMLALFSSIGWLTVGSGSYHLLNLASSSTFIFLPIFLGYTAAKKFKGRPFVGMAIGAAMVHPDIINTAGLFFSQNGPQSVASSQTLDTFFGLPIYYIDYSSSVIPVILATWMNAKLEHFLARYMKFSFADLLIPALCLAVTVPMTFIFIGPLSSWVAFEISWLIISLYQVGPGIAGLLMGGLWQVLVAFGIHWGVVPVIMNNLSVYGYDVLVPLLMPAVFGQAGACLGLFLREKDRKRKGLLGAATVTAFFGITEPAVYGFTLPNRRPFLFGCLGGAFGGFLVGLYQTKVYSMGFMSLFTLTQIIPEHGIDATVYAALVANLIAALLAGYLSYYFSGQLVQKTSDVQHHGGIEQAFMPEKKPEKKPEKKPEKKPETKRPSVQVSSSVAMTLASHTQQQQIATDESPQSVLRDTIYSPLSGAILPLEESADSIFSMGILGAGVVIIPDSGTVYSPVDGEVVSDFNHSHAIGLKTQQGVEVFIHIGIDMAKLEGIHFSVALQKGTQVKRGQPIIFFDHVAISGMGYDLETVVIIKNSAAFDDVICHVQKGDPIEHGAILLTVRAES encoded by the coding sequence ATGAATCATTATCAGGCACTGGCGAGCCAGATTCTTATCTTTGTCGGTGGGGCGAACAATATTAAAAGTGTCACCCATTGTACGACACGTCTGCGTTTTGTATTGAAAAATGAAGCGAAAGTTGCAGATGAAAGGCTGCTTGAACTGCCGGATATTGTCGCGGTGATGAAGTGTTTGGGCCAGTATCATATTGTGGTCGGTGGGTATGTTGTCCAAATCTATGATGAGCTTCAGGTATTGTTAGGCGAACACGTAGAAGATCCGCCTGTTCACGGATTTTTGAACCAATTTATTGATATTATTACCAGCATTTTCACCCCGTTACTTGGACTATTAGCGGGTGCCGGTATCCTCACTGGTATGTTGGCGTTATTTTCATCCATAGGGTGGCTGACCGTTGGGAGTGGTAGTTATCATTTACTGAATCTGGCATCGTCATCAACCTTCATCTTTCTGCCGATTTTTCTGGGCTATACCGCAGCCAAAAAGTTTAAGGGGCGCCCGTTTGTGGGGATGGCCATCGGTGCTGCCATGGTTCATCCTGATATTATCAATACCGCAGGTTTATTTTTTTCACAAAATGGCCCACAAAGTGTTGCCAGCAGTCAGACGCTCGATACGTTTTTCGGTCTGCCCATTTATTATATTGATTATTCATCGAGTGTTATTCCGGTGATACTCGCCACATGGATGAATGCGAAACTAGAGCATTTTCTCGCGAGGTACATGAAATTTTCTTTTGCAGATTTACTGATCCCTGCGCTGTGTCTTGCTGTGACTGTCCCGATGACGTTTATTTTTATCGGCCCGCTCTCATCTTGGGTTGCCTTCGAAATTTCATGGCTGATCATTTCGCTGTATCAGGTTGGCCCGGGAATCGCAGGGTTACTGATGGGGGGACTCTGGCAAGTCCTTGTGGCGTTTGGGATTCACTGGGGAGTTGTTCCCGTCATTATGAATAACCTGTCTGTCTATGGTTATGATGTGTTGGTGCCTTTGTTGATGCCTGCTGTCTTCGGGCAGGCCGGTGCTTGTCTCGGGCTGTTTTTGCGTGAAAAAGACCGTAAGCGAAAAGGACTCCTGGGGGCTGCCACCGTCACCGCGTTTTTTGGGATTACGGAGCCGGCGGTGTACGGGTTTACATTACCCAATAGGCGGCCTTTTCTGTTTGGCTGTTTGGGAGGCGCTTTCGGCGGATTTTTGGTCGGTCTTTATCAAACCAAAGTCTATTCCATGGGCTTCATGAGCCTGTTCACTTTGACACAAATTATTCCTGAACACGGCATTGATGCTACCGTTTATGCCGCCTTAGTCGCCAATCTTATTGCCGCATTATTGGCTGGATACCTGAGTTATTATTTTTCGGGTCAGTTGGTTCAGAAAACATCTGATGTTCAGCACCATGGTGGTATTGAGCAAGCGTTTATGCCAGAAAAAAAGCCAGAAAAAAAGCCAGAAAAAAAGCCAGAAAAAAAGCCAGAAACAAAACGGCCATCCGTGCAGGTCTCCAGTTCGGTCGCTATGACGCTGGCATCACATACGCAGCAACAGCAAATCGCCACCGATGAGTCACCCCAAAGTGTATTGCGTGACACGATCTATTCACCTTTATCCGGGGCGATTCTGCCGCTTGAAGAGTCGGCGGATTCGATTTTTTCAATGGGGATTTTAGGCGCAGGCGTTGTGATTATTCCTGATAGTGGCACTGTGTATTCACCGGTTGATGGGGAGGTCGTCTCCGATTTTAATCACAGCCATGCGATTGGCCTCAAAACGCAGCAGGGCGTGGAAGTTTTTATTCATATTGGTATTGATATGGCCAAACTGGAAGGGATACATTTTTCCGTTGCTTTGCAAAAAGGAACGCAAGTAAAACGCGGACAACCGATTATCTTTTTTGATCATGTGGCGATTTCCGGGATGGGATATGACCTGGAAACAGTGGTGATTATCAAAAACTCAGCAGCGTTTGATGACGTAATATGCCATGTTCAAAAGGGCGATCCGATTGAACATGGCGCGATATTGCTGACCGTTCGGGCCGAAAGTTGA
- a CDS encoding anaerobic sulfatase maturase, with protein MNDHTIPINIVDPSPQAGPSLHLPKLGDDDYYSYHNMVKPTGSLCNLDCTYCFYLHKEQLLNQSKRPRMAPDLLELHIRQYMEANTGPSVDFTWQGGEPTLAGLDFYKRVVSIQQKYKRPDQIVYNDLQTNGLLLNDEWCQFLKEHDFLVGLSIDGPAEFHDRYRYTKTKMPTHAKVMEKVALLHQYGISFNALCVVNRDNAQQPLAVYRFLRDQVKPNIIQFIPGIETKDFESVAPGQWDPDKLPLISSPAARPGNENSVVTDWSVDPIDWGNFLCTIWDEWFQRDFGRTFVDQFENVISIMFNHGPQKCVNAQVCGKAVAIEHNGDIYSCDHFVYPEYKLGNIQQTHQGDLVFSAAQKKFGFAKFESLPKHCNQCFFLNLCWGECPKSRFIRTPDGEAGLSYLCSGLKLFYAKATNAYSSLKKRLQL; from the coding sequence ATGAATGACCACACCATCCCCATCAATATTGTTGATCCGTCACCGCAAGCGGGGCCTTCCCTGCACTTACCAAAGCTCGGTGATGATGATTACTACAGCTATCACAACATGGTTAAACCAACAGGATCGTTATGTAATCTGGATTGTACGTATTGCTTTTATCTACATAAAGAGCAGCTCTTGAATCAGTCCAAACGTCCCAGAATGGCCCCGGACTTACTGGAACTTCATATCCGGCAATACATGGAAGCCAATACCGGTCCCAGTGTCGATTTCACCTGGCAAGGGGGAGAGCCGACACTAGCGGGGCTCGACTTCTACAAACGGGTGGTCAGCATACAACAAAAATATAAGCGCCCGGATCAAATCGTGTATAACGATTTACAGACCAATGGCCTGCTTCTGAATGATGAATGGTGCCAGTTTTTAAAGGAACATGATTTCCTTGTCGGTCTGTCGATCGACGGTCCGGCAGAATTTCATGATCGTTATCGTTACACCAAAACCAAAATGCCGACACATGCAAAAGTCATGGAAAAAGTGGCGCTGCTTCACCAATACGGCATTTCGTTTAATGCACTGTGTGTGGTGAACCGGGACAATGCACAACAACCGTTAGCCGTTTATCGCTTCCTCCGGGATCAGGTAAAACCGAACATCATTCAATTCATCCCCGGTATCGAAACCAAAGACTTTGAATCAGTCGCACCGGGACAGTGGGATCCGGATAAACTCCCTTTAATTTCTTCTCCGGCAGCAAGACCCGGCAATGAAAACTCCGTCGTGACAGACTGGAGTGTCGATCCGATCGATTGGGGTAACTTTCTGTGTACGATTTGGGATGAATGGTTTCAGCGTGATTTTGGCCGAACCTTTGTCGATCAATTTGAAAATGTCATCTCAATCATGTTCAACCACGGACCGCAGAAGTGTGTAAATGCTCAAGTCTGCGGTAAGGCTGTTGCGATTGAACACAATGGTGATATTTATTCGTGTGACCACTTCGTCTATCCCGAATATAAGCTGGGTAATATTCAACAAACTCATCAAGGGGATTTGGTGTTTTCTGCAGCGCAGAAAAAGTTTGGCTTTGCTAAATTTGAGTCTCTGCCAAAACATTGTAATCAATGTTTCTTCCTCAATTTATGTTGGGGAGAGTGCCCGAAAAGTCGCTTCATCCGCACACCGGACGGTGAAGCCGGGCTCAGTTATCTTTGCTCAGGGCTCAAACTGTTTTATGCCAAAGCAACCAATGCCTATTCCTCGTTGAAAAAACGACTACAACTGTAG
- a CDS encoding arylsulfatase, protein MKTNQLREMISHHFGKTKNSSADKHPLCAGINAVAKKQLFNVFSVVALASTMTIPNMVEAAQAQAKEQHQPNVIVILLDDVGFSDIGAYGSEIKTPNIDALAEAGIRYNRFDTNAMSGPTRASLLTGRNAQTVHMEDLPPKHIPGLMPAPGPAKDVPLGSGPANSGELPLNAQTVADAFRSDGYATYALGKWHLAPEYAEGNKWRDREFWPLKKGFDYYYGFISGHADQWHPKLMENNDKIPTPQMPGYHLSVDLTDHAIHLMDEHNPKPKFLYFALGAAHAPLHVPKSYINAYKGQYDLGWDKLREQRFKRQKELGIIPANTVLPKREKGDLAWASLTAQQKRVYARFMETYAGFLTHTDEQIGRLIQHLKDTGQYDNTMIVFASDNGAASEGTQKGGFYQPYMDKTTVEQMDADLDKAGGPETYMLYQRPWAWAGATPFRRYKLWPFAGGVRTPLIISWPGHVTDPGSIRHQYVNLIDLGPTMLEAAGTQFADKVDGVKQIPVAGKSMLSTLTDKSAKTRNVQFFEMRGQRAITQGKWKAIAMHKLGTEFADDQWALFDTEADFSESNNLASKYPKKVAELKKLWWSEANKYSDPAVIRPFKLLYQFNHMDDAFGD, encoded by the coding sequence ATGAAAACCAATCAACTCAGAGAAATGATCTCGCATCATTTTGGTAAAACCAAAAATTCATCAGCGGATAAGCATCCATTGTGTGCGGGAATAAATGCGGTTGCCAAGAAACAGCTTTTTAATGTTTTTTCCGTGGTAGCACTGGCTTCGACGATGACGATACCAAACATGGTTGAAGCAGCGCAGGCACAAGCAAAAGAACAACATCAGCCGAATGTGATCGTTATCCTGCTCGATGACGTCGGTTTCTCCGATATCGGCGCTTATGGTTCCGAGATAAAAACGCCAAATATTGATGCTTTGGCTGAAGCGGGGATTCGTTATAATCGTTTTGATACCAATGCCATGAGTGGGCCGACTCGTGCTTCATTACTGACGGGGCGAAACGCGCAAACGGTTCATATGGAAGATCTACCGCCTAAACACATCCCTGGTCTTATGCCTGCTCCTGGTCCGGCTAAAGATGTGCCATTGGGGAGCGGCCCGGCCAACAGTGGTGAATTGCCTCTGAATGCCCAGACAGTCGCAGATGCTTTCCGTTCTGATGGTTATGCGACTTACGCCTTGGGAAAATGGCATCTGGCTCCGGAGTATGCAGAGGGGAACAAGTGGCGTGATCGTGAATTCTGGCCCTTGAAAAAAGGCTTCGACTATTACTATGGCTTTATCAGTGGTCACGCAGATCAATGGCATCCTAAGTTGATGGAAAATAACGATAAGATCCCAACACCCCAAATGCCGGGTTACCACTTGTCTGTGGATCTGACTGATCATGCTATCCATCTGATGGATGAGCACAATCCCAAACCGAAGTTTCTGTACTTCGCCCTAGGGGCAGCACACGCACCTTTGCATGTACCCAAATCATATATTAACGCGTACAAAGGTCAGTATGATCTGGGCTGGGATAAACTGCGTGAGCAACGGTTTAAACGTCAGAAAGAGCTTGGCATTATCCCGGCAAATACAGTACTGCCGAAACGGGAGAAAGGTGATCTGGCCTGGGCTTCTCTGACTGCTCAGCAAAAACGAGTCTATGCTCGGTTTATGGAAACGTATGCTGGCTTTCTCACCCATACGGATGAACAGATTGGTCGTCTGATTCAGCATCTGAAAGATACCGGTCAATACGACAATACGATGATCGTATTTGCGTCAGATAATGGTGCCGCTTCGGAAGGTACTCAGAAAGGGGGCTTCTATCAACCATATATGGATAAAACGACGGTTGAACAAATGGATGCCGATCTGGATAAAGCGGGTGGTCCGGAAACTTATATGTTGTATCAGCGTCCTTGGGCATGGGCTGGTGCTACGCCATTTCGTCGTTACAAATTGTGGCCATTTGCCGGTGGTGTGAGAACACCGCTTATCATCTCATGGCCTGGGCATGTGACTGATCCGGGGTCGATTCGCCATCAGTATGTCAATCTGATTGATTTGGGACCCACAATGCTCGAGGCTGCGGGGACTCAATTTGCTGATAAAGTCGATGGTGTTAAACAAATTCCGGTGGCAGGTAAATCAATGTTATCGACTTTGACCGACAAAAGTGCGAAAACCCGCAATGTTCAGTTTTTCGAAATGCGTGGTCAGCGTGCCATTACGCAGGGGAAATGGAAGGCAATTGCGATGCACAAACTCGGTACCGAATTTGCTGATGATCAATGGGCTCTGTTTGACACTGAAGCTGATTTTTCAGAGTCGAACAACCTAGCGAGTAAGTATCCGAAAAAAGTGGCAGAGCTGAAAAAACTGTGGTGGTCAGAAGCCAACAAGTACAGTGATCCTGCGGTTATCAGGCCGTTTAAGTTGTTGTACCAGTTCAACCATATGGATGACGCATTCGGTGATTAA
- a CDS encoding DMT family transporter, producing the protein MTVLIWGTTWFAIALQTGEVPAMVSVFYRFAIAACLLIGILKFSGKLQSIRRRDHLFCLLQGLCVFCFNFLCFYSANHYINSGLESVLFSMAIVFNAINGVLFLGQRITYRLAFASFIGIVGIICLFWETLLANDFDTATLIGIALCLLGTYGFSISNIISARHQKRGLDVLSTNAYAMLYGALTMLLIIVVTRTHFTLETTVSYIGALFYLAIFGSVIGFGTYFALVGRIGTGAAAYATILFPLVALSISTLFEGYVWTETAIVGLVLILSGNLVMFVRLKTRLKPRSKTNPRSKTNIA; encoded by the coding sequence ATGACAGTCCTCATCTGGGGGACAACTTGGTTTGCGATTGCGCTACAAACAGGCGAAGTACCAGCGATGGTTTCGGTTTTTTATCGCTTTGCAATTGCTGCCTGTTTGTTGATTGGCATCTTGAAATTTTCAGGGAAACTGCAATCCATCAGGCGACGCGATCATCTCTTCTGTCTGCTGCAAGGATTATGCGTCTTCTGTTTTAACTTCTTATGTTTTTATTCCGCCAATCACTATATCAACAGTGGGTTAGAATCGGTTTTATTCTCAATGGCGATTGTGTTTAACGCAATCAATGGCGTGCTCTTTCTCGGTCAGCGGATTACCTATCGGCTCGCCTTTGCCAGTTTTATCGGTATTGTCGGCATCATTTGTCTCTTCTGGGAGACGTTATTAGCCAATGATTTTGATACAGCAACACTGATCGGTATCGCTTTGTGCTTACTGGGCACCTACGGCTTCTCGATCAGTAATATTATCAGTGCCCGCCATCAAAAAAGAGGGCTCGATGTGTTGTCAACCAATGCGTATGCGATGCTCTATGGCGCGCTGACCATGTTACTGATCATTGTTGTCACCCGCACGCATTTCACCCTTGAAACAACGGTGAGCTATATCGGTGCTTTATTCTATTTGGCCATCTTTGGTAGCGTGATTGGTTTTGGTACTTACTTTGCTCTTGTGGGGCGTATCGGGACCGGGGCTGCGGCTTATGCGACCATCTTATTCCCGTTAGTTGCTTTATCGATATCGACGCTATTTGAAGGTTATGTTTGGACGGAAACCGCCATCGTTGGGTTAGTACTGATTCTGTCCGGTAATCTGGTGATGTTTGTTAGATTGAAGACACGGCTGAAGCCTCGTTCTAAAACCAATCCTCGTTCTAAAACCAATATAGCTTGA
- a CDS encoding AraC family transcriptional regulator produces the protein MSKPYRMIECLQQYQAEQLDTTILENGIGMSSWYNQHALVDVDSPDHHTLSLYTKDGYQSFLKTPHGWRNGGRPDRLCLMPKDYSSVWDIRGAISFVHFYFTDQHLSDVAESVWDKSPYGLSIDERIFADDPQITTLYRQFLLNLSWHDSADRLALSSATTLLLTHLVRHYTNFKWHPLPVTGGLAPFQLARVKGYIDANLSANIQLSDLAAVANLSEYHFARMFKQSAGLTPHQYVMQQRLLLAKTLLKKTDLSLVTIALQCGFSSSGHFSNRFKLASGCTPSQYRQNYITR, from the coding sequence ATGTCTAAGCCGTACCGGATGATTGAATGTTTGCAGCAGTATCAGGCGGAGCAGTTAGATACCACGATTCTGGAGAACGGGATCGGGATGTCATCTTGGTATAATCAACATGCGCTCGTTGATGTCGATTCCCCGGATCACCATACATTGAGTTTATATACCAAGGATGGTTACCAGTCTTTCCTGAAAACCCCGCATGGCTGGCGTAACGGTGGGCGGCCTGATCGGCTGTGTTTAATGCCTAAAGATTACTCGTCTGTGTGGGATATTCGTGGGGCAATATCGTTTGTTCATTTCTATTTTACAGACCAGCATTTAAGCGATGTGGCGGAATCGGTTTGGGACAAGAGCCCATACGGGTTAAGTATTGATGAACGCATCTTTGCCGATGATCCGCAAATCACCACGCTATATCGACAATTCCTATTGAATCTGAGTTGGCATGATTCGGCTGACCGCTTAGCGCTGAGTTCAGCGACAACCTTGTTATTAACCCACTTAGTGCGCCACTACACCAATTTTAAATGGCATCCGCTCCCCGTCACTGGTGGGCTTGCGCCTTTCCAGCTTGCCAGAGTCAAAGGCTATATTGACGCGAATCTGAGTGCCAATATACAACTCTCGGATTTGGCGGCAGTCGCAAATTTAAGTGAATATCATTTTGCCCGGATGTTTAAACAGTCTGCCGGACTGACACCCCATCAATATGTGATGCAACAGCGCTTACTGTTGGCGAAAACACTGCTGAAGAAAACCGATCTATCTTTAGTCACCATCGCTTTACAGTGTGGTTTCAGTTCATCGGGGCACTTTTCCAATCGGTTTAAACTTGCCAGCGGGTGTACCCCAAGCCAATATCGACAAAATTATATAACCCGGTAA
- a CDS encoding AAA family ATPase has translation MKTVILVNGIPASGKSTTATQIADYFTCPYLSIDTIKEPFMGLYHDVDRKLNRKLGQAAYQVIWNTIAQAPDECVYVVDAWFGFRPREELLQYVEQSDVHHVIEVWNQVSPETVVERYKQRLPYRRKGHPGAEYLPELETLARKAQPMNIGKLIWLDQDDTPSHAKLLPEITALMATLSQVKKSPVKKTINY, from the coding sequence ATGAAAACTGTCATTCTTGTTAATGGAATCCCAGCTTCAGGCAAAAGCACGACGGCAACTCAAATTGCCGACTATTTCACCTGTCCCTATCTGTCGATCGATACCATTAAAGAGCCGTTTATGGGGCTGTACCACGATGTGGACCGCAAACTCAACCGCAAACTCGGTCAGGCCGCTTATCAAGTGATTTGGAACACGATAGCTCAGGCCCCGGACGAATGTGTTTATGTGGTCGATGCCTGGTTTGGTTTCCGCCCTAGAGAAGAACTGCTCCAGTATGTCGAACAATCCGATGTTCACCATGTAATCGAAGTGTGGAACCAAGTGTCGCCGGAGACCGTCGTTGAACGTTATAAGCAGCGTTTGCCCTACCGACGCAAAGGCCACCCCGGTGCGGAATATTTGCCCGAACTTGAAACGTTAGCTCGGAAAGCGCAACCGATGAACATTGGTAAGCTGATTTGGCTGGATCAGGATGATACGCCGAGTCACGCCAAGCTGTTGCCTGAGATCACCGCCCTGATGGCAACCTTGTCACAGGTCAAGAAGTCACCGGTTAAGAAAACCATCAACTATTAA
- a CDS encoding PTS sugar transporter subunit IIA has protein sequence MLKELLVEADAIQLQVEAKDWRDALDIAARPLLEHQFINLSYLNAIKTTTEETGPYYVFEDERFALPHARPEDGVNRLGFSLVTLKHPITIQSSPEVDLIIMLCALDSHSHIEQGLRPIFERLSDEKTREQLKHATTKEEVLNLL, from the coding sequence ATGCTGAAAGAGCTTTTAGTTGAAGCCGATGCGATCCAATTACAAGTGGAGGCGAAAGACTGGCGAGATGCACTCGATATCGCCGCTCGTCCACTGTTGGAGCATCAATTTATTAATCTCTCTTATTTAAATGCGATTAAAACAACGACTGAAGAAACCGGCCCTTATTACGTATTCGAAGACGAACGTTTTGCACTGCCCCATGCACGACCCGAGGACGGCGTGAATCGACTCGGCTTTAGTTTAGTGACACTCAAACACCCGATTACCATTCAATCAAGCCCTGAAGTTGATCTCATTATCATGTTATGTGCTTTAGATAGTCATAGTCATATTGAACAGGGACTACGACCGATTTTTGAGCGGCTCAGTGATGAAAAGACACGAGAGCAATTAAAACACGCGACCACGAAAGAAGAGGTGCTGAATTTACTATGA
- a CDS encoding class II fructose-bisphosphate aldolase — protein MKLLNFKQLLPIAQQRGFHAVGSFNVHCLEMLPAYFEAALDTNSPLMLQISTGTAEYLGRELLVASIKSLAKTHDVPTCLHLDHCSNIDDIKKSIDSGFSSVMYDGSHLPLSENIANTNIVIDYAHQFNITVEAELGAIGGAEDGKAIADSDIAFTSVSEATEFVSQANVDMLAVSIGTVHGSYTAKTNIQHALLAEIHQAVDKPLVLHGGTGVSDEDMRYVIRHGMDKVNVGTEMNVQWVKHCQDTFSSGKVDDSVRKFFIPARKAVREVIAEKMRLFQ, from the coding sequence ATGAAACTGCTTAATTTCAAACAACTCTTGCCCATTGCACAACAGCGTGGTTTTCATGCGGTGGGGTCATTTAACGTCCACTGTCTTGAAATGCTTCCCGCATATTTCGAAGCAGCGCTCGATACCAACTCACCACTGATGCTCCAAATTTCAACCGGGACTGCGGAGTATTTAGGTCGTGAGTTACTGGTGGCTTCCATCAAATCTTTGGCGAAAACGCACGATGTGCCAACCTGTTTACATCTGGATCACTGCTCCAATATCGATGACATCAAAAAGTCCATCGACAGTGGTTTCAGCAGTGTGATGTACGATGGCTCTCATTTGCCGCTCAGCGAGAATATTGCCAATACCAATATCGTCATTGATTACGCCCATCAGTTCAATATCACTGTCGAGGCAGAATTAGGCGCTATTGGTGGTGCGGAAGATGGTAAAGCCATCGCAGACAGTGATATCGCCTTTACCTCGGTGTCAGAAGCAACGGAATTTGTCAGTCAGGCTAACGTCGATATGCTGGCGGTCAGTATCGGGACGGTACATGGTTCCTACACGGCCAAAACCAATATTCAGCACGCACTGTTGGCAGAGATCCATCAAGCCGTAGACAAACCACTGGTTCTCCATGGCGGCACCGGGGTCAGTGATGAAGATATGCGTTATGTCATCCGTCACGGTATGGATAAAGTCAATGTCGGCACCGAGATGAATGTTCAGTGGGTCAAACACTGCCAGGATACGTTCTCGAGCGGCAAAGTCGATGACTCGGTGCGTAAGTTCTTTATTCCGGCACGTAAAGCAGTCAGAGAAGTGATTGCTGAAAAAATGCGCTTATTTCAATAA
- a CDS encoding PTS sugar transporter subunit IIC: MSAFFEFIVKDLLGQASILIAFIAMIGLILQKKTYGKIFEGTFKTMLGFLVMMAGINIIVETLTFLNQIFTTGFGMKGYITDVAAIAGVANKQLGSEVALTLIVIFATNILIARFTPWKYIFLTGQALLWMSTIGAVIGYKAGLTGLPLILTGGIFGGIMAVAMPAIAQPVVRRITGNDSIALGHFCTIGYMVQAAVAKVVGKNSKSTEDIQLPKAFSFLNDTYLSMAVVMIPMYLIPALAAGPEYIAKYSNGMNYLMYAFMQAMVFVAGVFVLYSGVRLLLQELVPAFQGIAMRLVPNAKPALDCPVLFPYAPNAVILGFLSTTVGTVIGMLLFPVFGLAMILPGLLTNFFAGGTAGIFGNAMGGRRGAIIGGVVHGLFITFLPAILIPLLETYGFVGVTFSDSDVISSGLLLGNAFNGNWGFVVTFIAFVIAITYFVNRSLSRSEDNKDITNETA; this comes from the coding sequence ATGAGCGCCTTTTTCGAATTTATTGTAAAAGACTTATTAGGTCAGGCATCAATACTGATTGCATTTATTGCAATGATCGGTTTGATATTACAGAAAAAAACCTACGGTAAAATTTTTGAAGGTACATTTAAAACCATGCTTGGCTTTTTAGTCATGATGGCTGGTATTAATATTATTGTCGAAACCCTCACCTTTTTAAACCAAATATTTACCACGGGCTTCGGGATGAAGGGCTATATTACTGATGTTGCCGCCATTGCCGGTGTTGCTAACAAACAGTTAGGCAGTGAAGTGGCTTTAACGCTCATCGTCATATTCGCCACCAATATACTGATTGCCCGATTCACGCCATGGAAATATATATTCCTCACCGGTCAGGCGCTGCTATGGATGAGTACCATTGGCGCAGTCATTGGCTATAAAGCCGGACTAACCGGACTCCCCCTGATTCTGACCGGTGGGATCTTTGGTGGCATTATGGCTGTCGCGATGCCTGCTATTGCACAACCCGTGGTCCGGCGCATCACAGGCAACGACAGTATCGCACTGGGGCATTTCTGTACCATTGGTTATATGGTGCAAGCCGCAGTCGCGAAAGTAGTCGGCAAAAACTCCAAATCAACCGAAGACATCCAACTGCCGAAAGCATTCTCTTTCTTGAATGACACCTATCTGTCGATGGCTGTCGTGATGATCCCGATGTACCTCATCCCGGCATTAGCCGCCGGTCCGGAATACATTGCGAAATACTCGAATGGGATGAATTACCTGATGTACGCGTTCATGCAGGCGATGGTTTTTGTCGCCGGCGTATTTGTCCTGTACTCCGGGGTCCGCTTATTACTGCAAGAATTAGTCCCTGCGTTCCAAGGTATCGCGATGCGTTTGGTGCCGAATGCGAAACCTGCGTTAGATTGTCCGGTGCTGTTTCCTTATGCACCCAATGCCGTCATCTTAGGTTTCTTATCCACCACGGTGGGCACTGTGATTGGGATGCTACTGTTCCCGGTATTCGGACTCGCCATGATCCTGCCGGGATTATTAACCAACTTCTTCGCCGGTGGTACGGCTGGCATTTTCGGTAACGCGATGGGCGGCAGACGTGGCGCAATCATCGGTGGCGTGGTCCACGGTTTGTTTATCACTTTCTTGCCCGCAATCCTCATCCCACTACTTGAAACCTATGGATTTGTCGGTGTGACCTTCAGTGACTCCGATGTCATTTCATCCGGTCTGCTACTCGGCAACGCCTTCAACGGCAACTGGGGATTTGTCGTGACGTTCATCGCATTCGTCATCGCGATTACCTATTTCGTGAACAGGTCACTTTCTCGCTCTGAAGATAACAAGGATATCACCAATGAAACTGCTTAA
- a CDS encoding PTS sugar transporter subunit IIB → MTYNIWCVCGCGLGSSFALEMTAKPILEKLGIDFSLNHTTVSEVLALKPDAIITSSSFSDAIKASASPEDAEKIITIQKFTDSNEMEEKLNKFFNH, encoded by the coding sequence ATGACTTATAATATATGGTGTGTATGCGGTTGTGGTTTGGGCTCTAGTTTTGCGTTAGAAATGACAGCCAAACCGATACTGGAAAAACTCGGTATTGATTTTAGTTTAAACCATACAACTGTGTCAGAAGTTTTAGCATTAAAACCTGATGCGATTATTACCTCAAGTTCATTCTCCGACGCAATAAAAGCAAGCGCCTCTCCTGAGGATGCAGAAAAGATAATTACTATCCAAAAATTTACAGACAGTAATGAAATGGAAGAGAAATTAAATAAATTTTTTAATCATTAA